Proteins co-encoded in one Spirosoma endbachense genomic window:
- a CDS encoding SRPBCC family protein, whose translation MNTNLTFDFSVNKENNTILVKREFAAERPLVWDAYTKSEILDLWWAPKPWKARTKTMDFREGGHWHYAMVGPEGEEHWAWIDYQSIQVQKKFTGLDAFADEAGNINKGLPRSKWEVVFEDKGPVTLVELHISYDDLAQLETTLQMGFKEGLALAMEGLDELLATLKK comes from the coding sequence ATGAACACCAACTTAACGTTTGATTTTTCTGTAAATAAGGAAAATAACACAATATTAGTAAAAAGAGAATTTGCGGCAGAACGACCTTTGGTTTGGGATGCGTACACGAAAAGCGAAATCCTTGATCTATGGTGGGCTCCCAAACCCTGGAAAGCAAGAACAAAAACAATGGACTTTAGAGAAGGTGGCCATTGGCATTACGCCATGGTAGGACCCGAAGGCGAAGAACATTGGGCCTGGATAGATTACCAGAGCATTCAGGTGCAAAAAAAATTCACAGGTTTAGATGCCTTTGCCGACGAAGCAGGTAACATTAATAAAGGTTTACCACGATCGAAATGGGAAGTTGTCTTTGAAGACAAAGGGCCGGTAACGCTTGTAGAACTCCACATTTCCTATGACGATTTGGCTCAACTTGAGACAACACTTCAAATGGGCTTTAAGGAAGGACTAGCCTTGGCCATGGAAGGATTAGATGAGTTACTTGCTACATTAAAAAAATAA
- a CDS encoding ArsR/SmtB family transcription factor: MRRDIFQAIADPTRRAIIVLIASQPMTPNAIAEHFDTTRQAVSKHLRLLAECELVIPEHRGREIYYRLEITKMKEVDQWLDQFKKLWESRFNELDNVLLTIKNEQK, encoded by the coding sequence ATGAGACGGGATATATTTCAGGCAATTGCCGACCCAACAAGGCGGGCTATCATAGTACTCATTGCTTCTCAGCCAATGACACCCAATGCCATTGCCGAACACTTTGATACAACCCGGCAAGCCGTTTCCAAGCATCTCCGTTTACTAGCGGAATGCGAATTGGTAATACCAGAGCATAGGGGACGGGAAATTTACTATCGGCTCGAAATAACCAAAATGAAAGAAGTTGATCAGTGGCTTGACCAGTTCAAGAAGCTATGGGAAAGCCGCTTTAACGAGCTTGACAATGTATTATTAACAATTAAAAACGAACAAAAATGA